From Chlamydiota bacterium, one genomic window encodes:
- the thiS gene encoding sulfur carrier protein ThiS, with translation MEIFLNGQKKVLERKISLVELIHQLGLDEKWVVAELNGEALIKKDYAQTFLSQGDHIELVRAVSGG, from the coding sequence ATGGAAATTTTTCTTAACGGTCAAAAGAAAGTATTAGAGCGAAAAATATCTCTTGTAGAACTGATTCATCAACTCGGGTTAGACGAAAAATGGGTGGTAGCAGAATTGAATGGCGAAGCCCTGATTAAAAAGGACTATGCTCAAACTTTTCTTTCCCAGGGAGACCATATTGAACTGGTCCGTGCGGTTTCAGGAGGATGA